One window of Quercus robur chromosome 12, dhQueRobu3.1, whole genome shotgun sequence genomic DNA carries:
- the LOC126708971 gene encoding F-box protein FBW2, whose protein sequence is MEEGSDYRRWDELIPDALGLIFSNLPLQEILTVIPRVCKSWSKAVTGPYCWQEIDIEEWSNRCQPDHLDQMLEMLITRSCGSLRKLCVSGLHTEMIFNFIAKNAGSLQTLRLPRSEMSDSIVEQIASRLSMITFLDVSYCGKIGARALEAIGKNCKLLVGLCRNLHPLDTAGKPLQDDEAYAIASTMPKLKHLEMAYHLISTTSVLKILSSCPELGFLDLRGCWDVKLDDKFLKDKFPKLKVLGPLVIDHYERNDWDDCSDSSDAFEYLAWEFVAGEMGEFDEDEDDESYWDDEGRLEELELRFYEGNNEDAELYGWPPSP, encoded by the exons ATGGAAGAGGGAAGTGATTATCGGCGTTGGGACGAATTAATACCAGATGCACTGGGGCTAATCTTCAGCAATCTTCCTCTCCAGGAGATACTAACAGTGATTCCCAGGGTTTGCAAATCATGGAGCAAAGCAGTGACGGGACCTTATTGCTGGCAAGAGATAGATATTGAAGAATGGAGTAATCGATGCCAGCCTGACCATCTTGATCAGATGCTGGAGATGCTAATTACTAGAAGCTGTGGTTCGCTGCGCAAACTCTGTGTTTCTGGTCTCCATACTGAGATGATTTTCAACTTCATTGCGAAAAA TGCTGGCTCCCTTCAGACATTGCGGCTGCCTAGAAGTGAGATGAGTGATTCTATTGTGGAACAGATTGCCAGTAGGCTCTCTATGATCACATTCTTGGATGTGAGCTACTGTGGTAAAATAGGTGCTCGAGCATTGGAGGCCATTGGGAAGAATTGCAAATTGCTTGTGGGGCTGTGCCGCAACTTGCACCCATTAGATACAGCCGGCAAGCCTTTACAGGATGATGAGGCCTATGCCATTGCCTCCACAATGCCTAAGCTCAAGCACCTTGAGATGGCTTACCATCTTATCAGCACCACAAGTGTTCTCAAGATACTATCAAGCTGTCCTGAGCTTGGATTTTTGGATTTGAGAGGATGTTGGGATGTTAAACTTGACGACAAGTTCCTCAAGGACAAGTTCCCAAAATTAAAGGTTTTGGGGCCACTAGTCATCGATCATTACGAGAGGAATGACTGGGATGATTGCTCAGATTCCTCGGATGCTTTTGAGTATTTGGCATGGGAATTTGTGGCTGGTGAAATGGGAGAATTTGATGAAGACGAGGATGATGAGAGTTACTGGGATGATGAGGGAAGGCTGGAGGAGCTTGAGCTGAGGTTCTATGAAGGAAATAATGAAGATGCTGAACTTTATGGTTGGCCTCCATCTCCATAA